One part of the Chrysemys picta bellii isolate R12L10 chromosome 14, ASM1138683v2, whole genome shotgun sequence genome encodes these proteins:
- the CEBPA gene encoding CCAAT/enhancer-binding protein alpha produces the protein MEQANFYEVDSRPPMSSSSSHLPTPQPGSAYSYREAPSAATPAAGGAELSDICENENSIDISAYIDPAAFNDEFLADLFQHSKQQEKAKAILAGDFDFHSMHGASAAALGQGHQPPQQHHPQQLFGCMAGYTDSKLDPLYERIAAPGLRPLVIKQEPREEAEGKQAALASLYPHLPQQQHPSHLQYQIAHCAQTTMHLQPGHPTPPPTPVPSPHHPHHPSSLPAATGALKMLPADHRGKTKKSVDKSSSEYRVRRERNNIAVRKSRDKAKQRNAETQQKVMELTNDNDRLRKRVEQLTRELETLRGIFRQLPESSLVKAMGNCA, from the coding sequence ATGGAGCAAGCCAACTTCTACGAGGTCGATTCCCGGCCGCCGATGAGCAGCAGTAGCAGCCACCTCCCGACTCCGCAGCCCGGCAGCGCCTACAGCTACAGAGAGGCTCCCTCGGCGGCTACACCTGCTGCGGGAGGCGCGGAGCTGAGCGACATCTGCGAGAACGAGAACTCCATCGACATCAGCGCCTACATCGACCCGGCCGCCTTCAACGACGAGTTCCTGGCCGACCTCttccagcacagcaagcagcaggAGAAAGCCAAGGCCATCCTGGCCGGAGATTTCGACTTCCACAGCATGCACGGGGCCAGCGCCGccgccttggggcaggggcaccaGCCGCcgcagcagcaccacccccagcagctcttcGGCTGCATGGCCGGCTACACGGACAGCAAGCTGGACCCCCTGTACGAGCGCATCGCTGCCCCCGGCTTGCGGCCCCTGGTGATTAAACAGGAGCCGCGGGAGGAAGCGGAGGGCAAGCAGGCGGCTCTGGCTTCCCTCTACCCgcacctcccccagcagcagcacccgTCCCATCTCCAGTACCAGATCGCCCACTGCGCGCAGACCACCATGCACCTCCAACCGGGGCACCCCACGCCGCCGCCCACCCCGGTGCCCAGCCCGCACCACCCGCACCACCCGAGCAGCCTGCCCGCCGCCACCGGCGCCCTCAAGATGTTGCCCGCGGATCATCGGGGCAAGACGAAAAAGTCCGTGGACAAGAGCAGCAGCGAGTACCGGGTGCGCCGGGAGCGCAACAACATCGCGGTGCGCAAGAGCCGGGACAAGGCCAAGCAGCGCAACGCGGAGACTCAGCAGAAGGTGATGGAGCTCACCAATGACAATGACCGGCTGCGCAAGCGGGTGGAGCAGCTCACCAGGGAGCTGGAGACACTCAGGGGCATCTTCAGACAGCTGCCGGAGAGCTCCTTGGTCAAGGCCATGGGCAACTGCGCgtga
- the CEBPG gene encoding CCAAT/enhancer-binding protein gamma yields the protein MWGCGVKEESVQMSKTSQLNTTTETNGISVIHTQAHTSGLQQVPQLVPVSPGGGGKAVAPSKQGKKNSSVDRNSDEYRQRRERNNMAVKKSRLKSKQKAQDTLQRVNQLKEENERLEAKIKLLTKELSVLKDLFLEHAHNLADNVQPIGTENTTTNPDNTGQ from the coding sequence ATGTGGGGTTGTGGTGTTAAAGAAGAGTCTGTCCAAATGAGCAAAACATCACAGCTGAACACCACTACAGAAACAAATGGTATAAGTGTGAttcacacacaagcacacacaagTGGTTTGCAACAGGTTCCTCAGCTGGTGCCAGTTAGTCCTGGTGGTGGAGGCAAAGCTGTGGCTCCAAGCAAACAAGGCAAAAAGAATTCCTCTGTGGATAGAAACAGTGATGAATATCGCCAACGCAGAGAGCGCAACAACATGGCGGTGAAAAAGAGCCGGTTAAAAAGCAAGCAGAAAGCACAAGATACGCTACAGAGGGTCAATCAGCTTAAAGAAGAAAATGAACGTTTGGAGGCAAAAATTAAGCTCTTGACAAAGGAGCTTAGTGTACTTAAAGACTTGTTTCTTGAGCATGCACACAATCTTGCAGACAATGTGCAACCTATTGGCACTGAAAACACCACCACAAACCCAGATAACACCGGACAATAG